From the Oryctolagus cuniculus unplaced genomic scaffold, mOryCun1.1 SCAFFOLD_76, whole genome shotgun sequence genome, the window AAGTCATGTTTCAAAGCtgattaacaaaaaaagaaattattcatcaATGAAACCTGAGGAATGCAACGTGTGTCACAATGTGTTTCCCCACTGTGGGCATGATGAGCTgtaagctggagagaaatttgatgCTGCTAAGGTACCTGAGAACTCTGCCCAGTGCTGTGAGCCTCTTAGTGAGTATCACAAGATTCAGACTGTGAAGCCTTCATTTGAACATAGTGCACAAGGGAAAGActtcaaaaagaagaagatattCTTTAGATTTGGCACGGTCCATATGGGAGATTCCTGTAATAAGTCAACTGTCACTGTTGGAAAGACAACTCAAATAGAAAAGACTCTTCATAAAAATACTAACCTCAGTAAGCATCAACAAATCAACACAGGAGAGGAACTCTATGAAGATATGGGATATGTGGAACCTCTTATTTACAAATCAAATCTTGCAATAAATCAGAGACAACATATACAGAAAAAACCCTATGCATGTAAGCCTCGTGGAAAATCCTTCAGGTTTAAGTCCTGCCATACCATCATTCACAGTACTTCCACATAGGAAAACTCCCATgcgtgtaatgaatgtggaaaagccaccTACCAGAAGTTAGATGTCATTAGACATCAGGAAATTCACACAGAGGACAAACCTAATGAATGTAAAGACTATGGAAAAGCCTCTGGCAAGAAGTCACATTTCATGATGcaacagagaattcacacaggaaagaaaccttatgaatgtaataactGTGGCAAAGCCTTCAGCTATAAGTCACAACTCATAATCCATCAGAAAATTCAGACAGGGGAGAGACCTTATGAATGTAAAGACTGTAGAAAAGCCTTTGTCCAAATGTCAGACCTCagaagacatcagagaattcacacaggagagaaaccttatcaatgtaatgactgtggaaaagccttcagctATAAGTCACAACTCAAAAttcaccagagaattcacacagaggagagaccttatgaatgtaatgactgtggaaaagcctttcacTATAGGTCACAACTTTTaatccatcagagaattcacacaggggagagacCTTATGAATGCCAAAATtgtgggaaagcctttggccagaagtcacatctcataatgcatcagagaattcatacaggtgagaaaccttatgaaagtaatgactgtggaaaagcattTGGCTCTAAGTCACAACTCATAACCCATCAAAGAATTCATAGAGGGGACAggccttataaatgtaatgactgtggaaatcCCTTCAGCTATAAGTCACAACTTATaatccatcagagaattcacacagaggagaagccttatgaatgtaatgattgTGGGAAAACATTTGGCAAGAAGTCACATCTCAtaatacatcagagaattcacacaggggagaagccttatgaatgtaatgactgtggaaaagccttcagctataaatcacaactcaaaatccatcagagaattcacacaggagaatAACCTCATGAATGTTATGACTACAGAAAAGCTTTTTGCTGTAAATCACAACTCATAACACCTGACAgcttttgtaaggctgggtgagtgttgacaaattcagtttctttttgtttgataGGTCTTTACTTCACATTCAACATAAATGAGtactttgcagggtatagtattctcaGTGGacggattttttttctcttaagactcacactatgtctctccattctctcataGACCATAGAGATTCTAATGAGAAGTCACCTGTGAATCTAGTTGGAAATCCTTTGAAATTTATCTGACATTTCTGTATTGCAcattttggtattttctttttgttttattgttaaaaGTTTGCAATATCTTTTGGCAGCCTAGAAAGTCCTTCTCATGAACCTGAGCTGGTGAATCAAGGGAGCATAAGATTACATTTCCTGCACTGCAGCCATCCATAACTAAACAAGGAGGATGATCCCTATATTTTCTTTGCAGACAGCCCATCTTCCTGGAAAGCAGATAGGATACAGCAGAACTCATGGACAATTCTAACTTTTTTATTAATGTGTGGTTTAGTAAgttcatatttgaaataaatgtgcTATGAATGAATACATTcaaatatagaaagaacattttgtattttcactAACTTTACTTCTATTTAGTTTTGATAATTATACTGTGGTTTGAAAACTCACACCAGATTATTGCCGATAATTATTTAGAGAAATGCTTGTATGATGGATAGAACTGAGAATGCATGGAGACTGTACTGCAGATCCTTAAATAAATCTCCATATATTTCCATATGTGCAAGTTATACTGCCAACTGTTCAAGCTATATTTTCAAGagaatatttgcatttcttttttttctttaaccaacTCAATATAGACTCACTTTAGCATTTAAGAAATTTACCAATAACTAATTTCTAGTCAGATTTAAAGACTACTTTCTACCCTTTGTActtgaatgtatttttaattttttacatatttgagagctagagagacagattgaccaagtgagagagacaggcataTACAGAGTTCTCAtctactctttcactccccaaatgcccagagcagctAGAATTTGATGGATACTGGCCCAAGTCACCCAAATTAGGGGTACACTCTGCTAGACTACAATGGTCTACATGATCAGGAAGGTGTAATGAGGAGCCGGAATAGGGAATCAAACAAAACCTCTCTGATGTGGAACTAGGGCAGCTTAACTAGCATCTTATCTACTATGCTACATGTTTGtcccattttaaaatctttttgccATTTTTGTAACTACTGTCCATGATTTTCTCTTGGCAATTCTTCTTCATTAGTTTCTACCAAGAACTAACTGGTGTTATGCTTCTTTCATGGACTCCTCAATGACCTTCATTGTATGACCCATCCTAATGCTATATGTAGTTTCTCATTCATTCCACCCCCTAATTCACCATGACTGATTTGGCCATATGTTGTTTTACATTCCTGTTTCTTTCTAGCTTGGGCATCTTTCCAAGCTCTGGATACTTTCAactttctgttgaattcttctttGTAGATTTCCAAATGGTACCTCAAGTTCAATAAATCCAAAAtgagaaccaaaaaaaaagaaatataggaataagagaattgaaaatgaatcttgatgtgaatggaaggggagagggagtgggagatgggagggttgtgggtgggagggaaattatgggggggagccattgtaatccataagctgtactttggaaatttatattcattaaataaaagttaaaaaaaattaaaaaaaatccttcaaacaCCAGCAGAATACAGACTTCTGAAAGGTTCATGGAATATTCTCTAAAATAGTCCTGTTATAAAATTGGTTATTAAGTAAGTCTCAgtcaatttaaataattaaaatcatgcaAATTCCAAAACTTAATGAAGAAGAAGTAAAAATCTGAATAGATTGTGTAACAAGTAAAGAAATTGAGTTAGCAAACTTCCTACCAGCCCAGGCCAAGAAAGCTTCACTGAGAAATTGTAGCAAATGTTTAAAGAACAGTAACATCAAAACATCACAAACACTTCCAAGAATACCTGAGGAGGGAACACTCCCCACTTACTCTATAAGGCAGTGTTGCCCTTTTACCAAAGCTagacaaaaacatcaaaatatacTCCTAACCGGTAGTCTTTATTAAATATAGATGAGAAAGTCTTCAATAAAATACCATCAAACCAAATcagcaatattaaaataataatttaaacataTTATGACAAAATAGGATTCATGTCAGGAATAAGTTTGGTTTGACATCTGAAAATCCATTAATATAATATATCAAATTAGCTGAATCAAGGACAAAGTTACCTGATTATTATAGATGtagaataaatgataaaattcagcatcctttcatgataaaatcacTCAACTAGCTAGAAGTACCCAGAAAAGTGCTCAACCTGATTAAAAGCCTTTATGAAAACCACGCAGCTAATATCATCTTTTGTGGAGAAAGACTGCTTTTCGGgaagatcaggaaaaacatgaggATATCTACTCTCAAATACTAGTATTTTAAATTGTACTAGAACTTCTAGCCAGGGaattttaacaagaaaaatgCATTCAGATTGGGAGAAAAAGAAGATGGAAAACTAGTTTTTGTATAGGAAGctaaagaatacacacacacacacacacacacacataagattAGATCTAACAATTCATCATTGTTGCaggattgaaaataaatatttaaaaataaactgtatttCATTCAAATTTAAGTAGTTCTTAACAATGTGGTCCCAATTTCAAAGCTTATCACAAAGCTGTGGTAATCAGATTCTGGTCTAGCATAAGGACAGACAGATGAATGAATGGGATTGCAGAAACAAACTGTTACATTTATGGTTAATTGAATGCTGGCTGTCCTGCAAGATAATTCAATGGGAAAATAACATTGTATCCACATGCAAAAAGATGAAATTTGGCTCCTA encodes:
- the LOC103346449 gene encoding zinc finger protein 300-like, with the protein product MMQQRIHTGKKPYECNNCGKAFSYKSQLIIHQKIQTGERPYECKDCRKAFVQMSDLRRHQRIHTGEKPYQCNDCGKAFSYKSQLKIHQRIHTEERPYECNDCGKAFHYRSQLLIHQRIHTGERPYECQNCGKAFGQKSHLIMHQRIHTGEKPYESNDCGKAFGSKSQLITHQRIHRGDRPYKCNDCGNPFSYKSQLIIHQRIHTEEKPYECNDCGKTFGKKSHLIIHQRIHTGEKPYECNDCGKAFSYKSQLKIHQRIHTGE